The genomic window CACCCTTATTACCGGACAGAAACCTGCCTTAAGGGGAGCGCGTCAATCTATTTCTGGATTTAAACTTAGAGAAGGACAACCCGTGGCTTATGTAGTTACGCTTAGGGGGCAGAGGATGTATGATTTTTACGATCGCCTGATTAACATTGCTCTCCCTCGTTCCCGTGATTTCTGGGGCATAAGTGATAAAAAATTTGATAATAAAGGCAATCTTAATATTGGCATTAAGGAACATACTATGTTTCCCGAAACTGCCGAAGATATCAGTGGCGCCCCCTTTGGCTTAGAAATAAACCTTACTATTAATTCTAAAAACAAAGAGCAGGGGAAAAGGCTGATGGAATTAATGGGTATGCCCCTGGTTGCTGCTGATAGCACCAAAAAACAGAAAAAATAAAATTTTATCTAATTAGCATTTTTCTTAATTATTATATGGCTAAAAAATCAGAAATAGCAAAAACCCTTAAAAAACCCAAATTCAGCACTCGCAAGATTAGTCGCTGTTTTCGTTGCGGTCGCAATCGCGGCTATATTAACAAATTTGGCTTGTGCAGGATTTGTTTTAGGGAAATGGCTCACAAAGGAGAAATCCCTGGCCTTAAAAAAGCTAGTTGGTAAAAGGCTGGTATAATACAAACTATTTAACTCACATAGGTTTTTATGACAATTACAGATCCCATCAGCGATATGCTTACAAGACTTAGAAACGCAATCGCCGTTAAACACACAGTAGTCAAATTGCCCTATTCTAAATTGAAATTAGCTGTTTTAGAGATTCTCTCTAAAGAAGGAGTAATTTCTGAGGTGAATAAAGTTGGTCGCGGAGTAGCTAAAAGTTTAGAAGTCACTTTGAAATACGATGATAACGGCATGCCCCTTATTCACGAGCTTGAAAGGATTTCTAAGCCCAGCAATCGAGTTTACTTGAAAGCTAACGAGATCTATTCTCCTAAAAATCGTTACGGTTTTTACGTAATTTCCACTTCCAAGGGTCTGATGACTTCCAAGGATGCCCGCAAGAATCATTTAGGAGGTGAAGTGTTATTATCTATCTGGTAATTTATTTATCACTGTCTTATGGAAAACAAAGCGAATCAAAAGGAAAATCTTCACCTATTAGTAAAATCCAGAGTAGGGAAGCAGCATCTTATTATTCCCGCTGGAGTACATGTTACTGTTGATGGTCAGGTTATCACTATCGAGGGACCTAATGGACATGATAAACTGATTATCGATAACAACTTCGAGATTATTGTAGATGAAAAAACGATCGCCCTTAAACCAAGGCATAATCTAAAAAATTCGGCCGCTTTATGGGGCACTCTCACATCTCTTCTGAAGAACATGCTTTTAGGGGTATCTGAAAATTTTTCTAAAAAATTAAGTGTGGATGGGGTGGGTTACAAAGCGGAAGTACAGGGACAAAAATTAATTCTCTCTTTGGGCTATTCGCATAACATTGACTTAGAATTTCCTGAAAACATTAAAGTTAGCGTAGAAAAAAATATTATTACTATCTCTGGATGCAATAAACAGGCTGTAGGAGATTTTGCTGCTCTCGTTCATAAACAAAGAAAAGAAGATCCTTATAAAGGCAAGGGAGTCCACTATGTTGATCAACCTATTAGACGTAAAGCTGGCAAAAAAGTAGCTAGTGCTGCCTCATAAAACACCTTTTATTAAAATACTATGGTACAGAATTTAAAAGATAAAAATCGCAGAAAAAATCGCCGGATAGCAAGAGTGCGGGCTAGAATTAACGGCACCGGGGAAAAACCAAGATTAGCCGTTTTCCGTTCTCACAAAAACATTTATGGCCAGCTCATAGATGACGAGAGTCGTAAAACCCTAGTGTCTGTTTCTAGCTTAAAATCAGCCAATAAAAAGAATACTAAGAAAGTTGATTTAGCGGCTGCTCTCGGAGAAGAATTAGCTAAAAAAGCTTTAGCCAAAGGCATAAAGAAAGCTGTTTTTGACAGACGTTCCTACAAATTTCATGGTCGAGTTGCTAGTTTTGCTAATGGCGCTCGCAAAGGAGGACTAAATTTTTAATCTTAATTTAGACTAATAATATTTATTTTATGGTGAGGACTAAATTTGCAAAAAAAGAAGTAAAAGAATTCGACCAAAGAGTTCTCGAATTAGCTAGGGTGACCAGAGTGGTAGCCGGCGGTAAACGTATGAGCTTTAGGGCTACTGTTTTGATTGGTAATCGCAAAGGCAAAATTGGCTTGGGTATCGCTAAAGGTGCGGATGTTACTCAGGCAGTGGATAAGGCAGTTAATCAGGCTAAAAAAGATATGTTGGAAATAGTGACTGTTAATGATACTATTCCCTTTGAAGTGGCTGCCAAATATTCAGCTGCCAAGGTAATTTTGAAACCAGCTGCCAAAGGGCGAGGCATTGTGGCTGGTGGAGCAGTGCGCTGGGTTTTGACTTTAGCTGGTATTCCTAACGTAAGCGCAAAAATTATTGGTCGCACTTCCAATGCTATCAATAATGCCCGCGCTACTTTGGTAGCTCTTAACTATTTTGCTAAAAACAAGCAGTATATTCAACGATAGAAGACAATTATGCAAATACATACTATTACAACAGAACACAAAAATAGGGCTAGGGTAAGAATTGGCCGCGGTGGAAAGCGTGGTACCTATTCTGGGAAGGGTCAAAAAGGACAAAATGCCCGCGCTGGTCGTAAATTTCGCCCCATCATCAAAGAACTAATTTTGAAGCAACCAAAGAGAAAAGGTGTGAATTTCAAGAGCATGAAGATGAAGCCGGCCTTAGTTAATTTGTCAGTTCTAGCTAAAAATTACAAATCTGGCGAAAAAGTTACCCCGAAATCTTTAGTTAACAAGGGCCTAGTGCGCAATATAGGCAAAAGGACTCCTCCTGTTAAAATTTTGGGCAATGCCGATTTAATCATTAAGCTTGTGGTAGAAGGCTGCGCCTGCTCTGCTGCTGCTAAGGAGGCCATTCTTAAGGCTGGCGGGTCTTTGGTATAGTAAAAAATAGTTCTGATTTGTAAATAAGCTTTATTTTATGTCTAAACTTACACATTTTTTAAAAGATAAAGAGCTTAGGCATCATCTCCTAGTAATTGCAGCCATTTTGTTGCTAGTGAGGTTGATGTATGTGATTCCTGTTCCTGGCGTAGACCAAGCCAAGTGGCAGACTATCCTAGAGAATAATAAAATCTTTGGCCTTGCTAGTATGCTATCCGGTGGCGCCCTAGCCAAACTTTCTATTGCCATGCTTGGCATTGGACCATATATCACCGCTAGCATTATTATGCAGTTATTAGCCATGGTTTTTCCGTCTCTCAAAGAAATGGAACAAGAGGGCACTGCAAGCGACCGGAAGCGTTTTGAACAATATTCTCGTATTCTGGCCATTCCTTTAGCTATTCTCCAGGGGTTTAGCTATCTTAATATTTTGAAGGCCCAAGGGGTTATCAATTATACACCCGTTACCTTGCTCCTTAATTTATTGGTCATCACCGTTGTTTCTATCTTTATGATGTGGTTGGGTGAAAATATCACTAGCCAAAAATTAGGCAACGGTATTTCTATTCTTATTTTCTCGGGTATTGTAGCTGAATATCCACAAGAAATTTCCTTGACCATTGCCAACTATTCTGCTAATCCCTCAACAGCTCTAATGCTAAATATTATCATTACTTTCCTTATGGCCTTCCTGGTCATTTTGGGAGTGATTTATGTTACCGAAGCCGAAAGAAAAATTCCAGTTTCTTACGCCAAGAGAGTGAGGGGTACTAAAGTATATGGTGGTGCTTCTACTTATTTGCCCATGAAGGTAAACCAAACGGGTATGATTCCTATAATTTTTGCCAGCTCTATTTTAATGTTTCCCAGTTTGATTGGTTCTCTTCTTTCAACAGTTAAAAATAATGCCACTGTTTTAAAAGTTTCGCATTTTTTAACTACCGTCTTGAACCCTAGCGCTACTAACTGGTCCTATGTGATAGCCTACTTTGTGATGGTGGTGCTATTTACTTATTTTTATACGGCCATTACTTTTGAACCCAAAACTATTTCCGATAACTTACAAAAAAATGGTGGTTTTATTCCGGGTTATCGTCCTGGTAAAATTACAGAAGATTTTCTCAATAAAACCTCAACTAGAATCACTCTTTTTGGCGCTATTTTTTTGGGTTTGATGGCCGTTTTGCCGTTTATTGTTCAAAGGTTCACTAAGATTACCACTTTGACTATTGGCGGCGCCGGAATTCTAATTGTAGTTGGTGTAGCCGTAGAAATTATTAAGGCTTTTGAAGCGCAAATATCACTCAGGGAATACGATTCCATTTAAAAGAAAATTTGTCGCTAAAGTTAAAATGGGCTATACTTTGTTAAGTTAGCCCTTTTTAAGTGTTAATTTTTTATTTATTTTCTATGAGCTCCAAACAACCTTTAAATATTTTTCTTCTCGGTCCCTCTGGTTCTGGGAAAGGTACCCAAGCGCGACTCTTAGCGAAGGATAAGAATCTTTTCCATATCAATACGGGTGGTGATTTAAGGGTCATGGCTCAAGAAAAAACTCCTTTGGGACAAAAAGTAAAAAAAATTATAGATAATGGCTATTTAGCACCCTCCTGGCTTGTTTTTTATTCTTGGTTTCGCAAAGTGGCTGAGCTGCCCGTTGCCCATGGGGTTATTTTTGAAGGAGCTCCTCGCGAAATTAATGAAGCCAAAAGAATGGATGAAGTTTTCTCTTTTTTGGAAAGAGATAAACGCGTGTTCATTTATCTAGAAGTTAACTTGAAAGAAGCACAAAAGAGGATTTTAAACAGGCGCTTGTGCGCTAAGTGCCAGACAGAGTATTCTCTCCTTTTGATGCCCGGTCTAACCAAGTGTCCCAAATGCGGAGGTAAATTAATTCGAAGAGCTGATGATACGGAAGCGGCAGTAGTGAGGCGTTTTGCCTTTTTCAAAAAGAAAGTTGTTCCCGTGATTAATCATTATAAAAAACAAAAGAGATTAATAGTTATCAATGGAGACCAATCCATTGATAAAGTTTATAAAGATATCAAACTTGCTCTTAATAAATTTAATTAGGCCGGAGAAATTAAAATATGGTTACGATAAAAACCCAATCAGAAATAAAAATAATTGCGGATGGCGGTCATCGTCTGAGGCAAGTCATGGATATGCTCATAGCAGCAGCTAAGCCAGGTATTAGGGGCGAACAACTAGAAACTCTTACGCGCTCTGCTATCCTTAATTTCGGAGGTAAGCCAGCGTTTCTCAATTACAGTCCCGACCCTGAAGGTGCGCCATTTCCCGCGGCTCTCTGCCTGTCTTTAAACGGCACCGTGGTTCATGGTATTCCTAAAAATACCGGAGCTTTAAAAAATGGCGATCTGGTTAAATTGGATATCGGCATGCAATTTAAGGGTCTTTTTACCGATATGGCCAGAACCATAGTTATTGGTAATTCTACAGCAGAACAAAAAGAGCTTATCGTTGCAGCCAAGGAAGCCTTTTTAGCCGGTCTGAAAATGGCTAAGGAGGGCAATACTTTGGGTGATGTTGGCTTTGCTATAGAGAGCCGCATTCAGGCTCATCATTTTTTTGTTATTAAGGAATTAACTGGCCACGGCTTGGGGTATAGACCACATGAAGACCCTTGGGTTTTGAATTATGGTAACCCTGGCAAGGGCCTAAAACTCAAAAGCGGTATGGTTTTAGCTATAGAGCCAATGCCTGCCGCGGGTACCAGTGAGATTATAGAAAGAAGGGATGGTAGTTTCGTGACTGCCGATGGTTCATTAGCTAGTCACTATGAAAATACTTTAGTAGTAACTCCCACTGGCGGGAAAATTTTGACCAAATAAATAATGTTTATCTTAGGTCTAGATCTCGGGATAAAAAGAATGGGCTCAGCTGTAGCGGATACTAAGACTCAGGTTATTTTTATGTTGCCAACGGCACACTTTAAAAACATTAATCAAGAGTTGGTTCCGACATTGCGCAAAATCATTAATCAATGGAATATCGAAGCAATTGTAGCTGGTCAGCCGCTTTCATTGAATTTAACAGCCACTCAAAGTTCTAAAAAACAAGTTAATTATATTAATCAGATTAAAAAACTTGGTTTGCCAATCTATCTGGAAAATGAAATGCTGACTTCTAAAGAGGCCGAACATATTTTAGCTGCTCAGAAATTAAAAACAGCGTCTTATAAAAAATCTGTGCAAGCGGGAGATATAGACAAAGTAGCTGCATATTTAATTTTAGAAAGTTATTTGCAAAAAAATGGTTACCTTAGATCAAATTCTTAAAATCATTTGGATTAGTATGCTGCCTATAGGGGAATTAAGGGTTAGTATTCCTTTGGCCGTAGCCACTTATCATTTTTCTTACGGCTTGGCTTTCCTTGCAGGAGTGTTCGGTAATCTTCTTTTTATTTTACCCTTGAGCTGGCTTTTAGATTTAGTTATTCTTAAATGGGTTGAAAAGCGCTGGCTTGGTTATCAATTGTTGAACAGTATTTTAACTAGAGCCAAAACTAAAGTACAAGATGCTTATAGCAAATGGGCTAAATGGGGGTTAGCTATTTTTGTAGGAATTCCCTTACCCTTCACTGGGGCGTGGACAGGCACATTGGGAGCGCGCCTTTTGGGCTTTTCTCATAAGGATACCTTTATTTATACCGGTATCGGAGTAGTCCTCGCTGGGATAATTGTTACTTTTGCTACTTTTTTAATCACCAAGGGGATTCATCTATTTTTTATTTAAAATATTTTATCTCTATGAAAAAGGTTCTAGTTTTTAACTGGAAAGCTAATCCCGAATCTTTGGGTGAGGCTGTAAGCTTAGCCGATGTCCTTAATCATTCATTTGCGAGCCTTAGCCCTAAATATGAATTAGCAGTAGCAGTGCCCTCTCTTTATCTGATACCTCTAACACAAATTATAAATAAGGATATTAAGCTTATGGCTCAAACAGTTAGCGCTATTGCCATGGGACCGCATACGGGTGGCGTGGCGCCTGTTATGCTCAAAGCGAACAACTTGAATTATAGTTTATTGGGGCACAGTGAAGATAAAAAGCAAAATAAGCTTGCCAATTCTGATATCGCCTTGCTCCTTCAGGCCAATATGAAAGAAGGGGTAAAGACTATTCTGTGTATAGGGGAGGCGATGAAAAACGATAAGTCCTCAGAGGCACTACAACAACAATTGGATGAAGTCTTATTACCAATCATGACAGTTTATTCTTCTCGAGAAATTTACCATAGTATCGCTTTGGCTTATGAGCCTTTATGGGCGATCGGATCTCAAATAGAAGTAGATTTAAGTTATGTGGAAAAACAAATTACTTTTATTAGAAATTATTTGCAAAATAAATCACTGGAACCACTAGATATTCTTTACGGCGGGTCTGTAGATAAAACAAATATAAAATCTTTGTTGGCTTTACCGGTGCTTTCGGGCGTTTTAATCGGAGAAAGAAGCAGTCAGAAGGATTGGCTAGAAGACTTCTTACAATCTATGCTATAATCACCTTATATAAATTTAACTATTTTTATGAGAAAAGAATATAAATATTTTGCTATAGCCGTTTTTTGCTTGCTAACCGCTTTTTTGGGCAGTATTGTTTGGTACAATGTCCAAAAAATAAAATTGCAACAGGTCGGATCTAATAAAACCATTAGTCTTTCCGGTGAGGGCAAAGTGATTGCTAAGCCAGATGTCGCCGAAATTAGTTTCGGCGTGATTACTCAGAATGCTGATAGCAGCAAGGCCCAAAGCGAGAATGACAGCAAGATGAAAGTGCTTACAGACCTTCTGAAAAGCCAAGGGATTGATGAAAAAGATATTACTACCACCACTTACAATTTAGAACCTCAATATAATTATAACTATTGTCGCACAGGGGCAACTGATTATCGCACTTGTCCTCCAAAAATTACGGGATATCAATTAACCCAGAGAGTGACAGTGAAAATCAGAGATTTTAGTAAAATTAACCTTATTGTTGGCAGCCTTACCCCCAATGGAGCTAATGATATTTCTCAAATTAATTTCACCGTAGACGGACTATCTGGTTATCAGTTGCAGGCGCAAATTGCCGCTATTCAGGAGGTAATGAAAAAGAAAGTTGCTCTGGAGAAAGCCACTGGCATTAAAATCGGCCAGATTATTAGTATCAATAGTGGGTCTAACGTTCCGCTCTATAACTATAAGGCAGTAGATATGCAAGCTAATGCTTCTTTTGGCAGCGGCGTCAATGAAGCTGCCATTAATCCCGGTTCTCAGGAAATTACCTCGCAGCAAACTATTGTTTTTTCTCTCGAATAGCTCATGCTTCAACCTTTAAGTAAGGCCTCAGTAAAAAATAAGCGAGTTTTAGTTAGAGTAGATTATAACCTCTCTTATGATTCCCGTGCTCATAAAATAGGGAGCGCGTTTAGAGTGTCTCAAACCAAGAAAACGATTGATTATCTTATTCAAAAAAATCCTCAATACGTTTTACTTTTGAGCCATTTCGGTCGGCCAGAAGCATA from Candidatus Paceibacterota bacterium includes these protein-coding regions:
- a CDS encoding uL15 family ribosomal protein; amino-acid sequence: MQIHTITTEHKNRARVRIGRGGKRGTYSGKGQKGQNARAGRKFRPIIKELILKQPKRKGVNFKSMKMKPALVNLSVLAKNYKSGEKVTPKSLVNKGLVRNIGKRTPPVKILGNADLIIKLVVEGCACSAAAKEAILKAGGSLV
- a CDS encoding small multi-drug export protein is translated as MVTLDQILKIIWISMLPIGELRVSIPLAVATYHFSYGLAFLAGVFGNLLFILPLSWLLDLVILKWVEKRWLGYQLLNSILTRAKTKVQDAYSKWAKWGLAIFVGIPLPFTGAWTGTLGARLLGFSHKDTFIYTGIGVVLAGIIVTFATFLITKGIHLFFI
- the secY gene encoding preprotein translocase subunit SecY; its protein translation is MSKLTHFLKDKELRHHLLVIAAILLLVRLMYVIPVPGVDQAKWQTILENNKIFGLASMLSGGALAKLSIAMLGIGPYITASIIMQLLAMVFPSLKEMEQEGTASDRKRFEQYSRILAIPLAILQGFSYLNILKAQGVINYTPVTLLLNLLVITVVSIFMMWLGENITSQKLGNGISILIFSGIVAEYPQEISLTIANYSANPSTALMLNIIITFLMAFLVILGVIYVTEAERKIPVSYAKRVRGTKVYGGASTYLPMKVNQTGMIPIIFASSILMFPSLIGSLLSTVKNNATVLKVSHFLTTVLNPSATNWSYVIAYFVMVVLFTYFYTAITFEPKTISDNLQKNGGFIPGYRPGKITEDFLNKTSTRITLFGAIFLGLMAVLPFIVQRFTKITTLTIGGAGILIVVGVAVEIIKAFEAQISLREYDSI
- the map gene encoding type I methionyl aminopeptidase, encoding MVTIKTQSEIKIIADGGHRLRQVMDMLIAAAKPGIRGEQLETLTRSAILNFGGKPAFLNYSPDPEGAPFPAALCLSLNGTVVHGIPKNTGALKNGDLVKLDIGMQFKGLFTDMARTIVIGNSTAEQKELIVAAKEAFLAGLKMAKEGNTLGDVGFAIESRIQAHHFFVIKELTGHGLGYRPHEDPWVLNYGNPGKGLKLKSGMVLAIEPMPAAGTSEIIERRDGSFVTADGSLASHYENTLVVTPTGGKILTK
- the rplE gene encoding 50S ribosomal protein L5, which translates into the protein IPAFKKEFGLKNALEVPKLTKITINCGFGKLATSNPNGAKNLEERIVKALTLITGQKPALRGARQSISGFKLREGQPVAYVVTLRGQRMYDFYDRLINIALPRSRDFWGISDKKFDNKGNLNIGIKEHTMFPETAEDISGAPFGLEINLTINSKNKEQGKRLMELMGMPLVAADSTKKQKK
- a CDS encoding type Z 30S ribosomal protein S14, translating into MAKKSEIAKTLKKPKFSTRKISRCFRCGRNRGYINKFGLCRICFREMAHKGEIPGLKKASW
- a CDS encoding SIMPL domain-containing protein (The SIMPL domain is named for its presence in mouse protein SIMPL (signalling molecule that associates with mouse pelle-like kinase). Bacterial member BP26, from Brucella, was shown to assemble into a channel-like structure, while YggE from E. coli has been associated with resistance to oxidative stress.), translated to MRKEYKYFAIAVFCLLTAFLGSIVWYNVQKIKLQQVGSNKTISLSGEGKVIAKPDVAEISFGVITQNADSSKAQSENDSKMKVLTDLLKSQGIDEKDITTTTYNLEPQYNYNYCRTGATDYRTCPPKITGYQLTQRVTVKIRDFSKINLIVGSLTPNGANDISQINFTVDGLSGYQLQAQIAAIQEVMKKKVALEKATGIKIGQIISINSGSNVPLYNYKAVDMQANASFGSGVNEAAINPGSQEITSQQTIVFSLE
- the ruvX gene encoding Holliday junction resolvase RuvX; this encodes MFILGLDLGIKRMGSAVADTKTQVIFMLPTAHFKNINQELVPTLRKIINQWNIEAIVAGQPLSLNLTATQSSKKQVNYINQIKKLGLPIYLENEMLTSKEAEHILAAQKLKTASYKKSVQAGDIDKVAAYLILESYLQKNGYLRSNS
- the rplR gene encoding 50S ribosomal protein L18, with translation MVQNLKDKNRRKNRRIARVRARINGTGEKPRLAVFRSHKNIYGQLIDDESRKTLVSVSSLKSANKKNTKKVDLAAALGEELAKKALAKGIKKAVFDRRSYKFHGRVASFANGARKGGLNF
- a CDS encoding 30S ribosomal protein S5, with amino-acid sequence MVRTKFAKKEVKEFDQRVLELARVTRVVAGGKRMSFRATVLIGNRKGKIGLGIAKGADVTQAVDKAVNQAKKDMLEIVTVNDTIPFEVAAKYSAAKVILKPAAKGRGIVAGGAVRWVLTLAGIPNVSAKIIGRTSNAINNARATLVALNYFAKNKQYIQR
- the rpsH gene encoding 30S ribosomal protein S8; this encodes MTITDPISDMLTRLRNAIAVKHTVVKLPYSKLKLAVLEILSKEGVISEVNKVGRGVAKSLEVTLKYDDNGMPLIHELERISKPSNRVYLKANEIYSPKNRYGFYVISTSKGLMTSKDARKNHLGGEVLLSIW
- the rplF gene encoding 50S ribosomal protein L6 gives rise to the protein MENKANQKENLHLLVKSRVGKQHLIIPAGVHVTVDGQVITIEGPNGHDKLIIDNNFEIIVDEKTIALKPRHNLKNSAALWGTLTSLLKNMLLGVSENFSKKLSVDGVGYKAEVQGQKLILSLGYSHNIDLEFPENIKVSVEKNIITISGCNKQAVGDFAALVHKQRKEDPYKGKGVHYVDQPIRRKAGKKVASAAS
- a CDS encoding triose-phosphate isomerase, whose protein sequence is MKKVLVFNWKANPESLGEAVSLADVLNHSFASLSPKYELAVAVPSLYLIPLTQIINKDIKLMAQTVSAIAMGPHTGGVAPVMLKANNLNYSLLGHSEDKKQNKLANSDIALLLQANMKEGVKTILCIGEAMKNDKSSEALQQQLDEVLLPIMTVYSSREIYHSIALAYEPLWAIGSQIEVDLSYVEKQITFIRNYLQNKSLEPLDILYGGSVDKTNIKSLLALPVLSGVLIGERSSQKDWLEDFLQSML
- a CDS encoding nucleoside monophosphate kinase gives rise to the protein MSSKQPLNIFLLGPSGSGKGTQARLLAKDKNLFHINTGGDLRVMAQEKTPLGQKVKKIIDNGYLAPSWLVFYSWFRKVAELPVAHGVIFEGAPREINEAKRMDEVFSFLERDKRVFIYLEVNLKEAQKRILNRRLCAKCQTEYSLLLMPGLTKCPKCGGKLIRRADDTEAAVVRRFAFFKKKVVPVINHYKKQKRLIVINGDQSIDKVYKDIKLALNKFN